The genome window ttacCTCATGCCGCCATTGTGTTTGGCATTACACagtcatacaaatacacacacacacacacatgcactctatgtatatgaacacacatatccatccataGACAAGacccggtggtggtggtggtggtggtggtggttgtggtggggcgGACACTCAAGAGAtcatattatataaaacaaaaacagtggCGGCCGTGGTGGAATCTTAAAAACAAAGAACCACCcccacagacaaaaaaaaacaaaaaacaaacccaTCTTGTAAGAAGCCaggggaacacacacatatatatatatatatatatatatatatataaacccaaaaCATACAAAAGACCCATAGGAGAGCATATGCAGAtatcgcctggccctcgtgccggtggcacataaaaagcaccatccgttcgtggccgtttgccagctctgtctggcaccagtgcgggtggcacgtaaaaagcacccactacactcacggagtggttggcgttaggaagggcatccagccgtagaaacactgccagatttgactgggcctgatgaagccttctggcttcacagaccccagtagaaccgtccaacccatgctagcatggaaaacggacgctaaatgatgatgtatatatgtatgtatatatatatatatttataaacatacacatatgtatatttatgtatgtatatgcgtatgtcactttttaaagttatctctacTGATAGAGCCAGTGCTAGCTCCTAATTTCTatggaaatatttgaagaaatagcTTTGGAAAAAGTGACTTACTAGCAATGCTAACACAGGAAGGACACAGCATTGACTTGTGAACTTTTCATACACTTGGTAATATAATATGgttggaaaatgaaataaaatagtgtCCTACTAGCAGTTAACaaaatacatgcactcacacgctTAAGCCACAAGAGATCAAGGCCCaccataataataaagaatagtagtgagataaaaaaaaaaaaggactttatttttatttttaaagactcTTGTGATTTTTCAAGATGTGTAGAAACGATTGTAAAATTTTACAAGTGGTTTTactaaacagacagagagagtgggggggaggGGGGCGGAGGAATTTTGGAATGTTttgagaaagacaaaaaaaaaaacctacagaaAGATGGGTTGGATATTGGCAGGTCAATATTTTAAGAGTGTTCTTTGTATTCAAGAtatttgaactacacacacacacacgtacatgtatatatcatcatcatcatcatcatcatcatcgtttaacgtccgttctccatgctagcatgggttggacggttcaaccggggttctgggaagccagaaggctgcaccaggctccagtctaatctggcaatgtttctacagctggatgcccttcctaacgccaaccactccgtgagtgtagtgggtgctttttacgtgccacctgcacaggtgccaggcgagtatatatatactcacacacacacacacaaacatatatatatatatatatgtatacatacatatatgtgtatatatatattcattcaaagacatttaccggatgattttaaaatgatatttaagCACTTTTGTCATTTTTACaatatctacaaaaaaaaaagcttaaattaaaaattttttttttttaattctaaaatgtgtaataataataataacaataatatgaaagAACAATAAATGATATTTACAGTTTCTTACAAATTGCCCAAGGGCCACATGTTTTGTAAGGAGGGTTTGGAGGTGAATGTCATGGTCAGATCGATTGACCTCCATAAAACAGCCCCCTACGTTTGTTTCAAAAGACCcttggaatgaaaggcaaagccaacctgtTGGACCTTCACCTTAGGATAAAGGGGTGaagtgggggagaaaaaaaaaatactgtaagGCAATCTAGTCCGCCATCTTGTCTTTAAAGgaaatggtttaaaaaaatatatatatataatgatgatgataataataataatagtagtagtagtatatagttCAGATAATATGATTACTttttaatcatattattattattattattattattactatagtcTTTTGTTCATCTTGGAAATTTGGTGTTTGACATTGGCTCTCCTGCCAATTCCTGCCTTTCCTCTCTTGGCCACAGGCGCCACCAAAAATCGCCAAAAAATATTCCCTGTTGTGCAGCGGGCTGTTGCACAAACAAGATGACAACGATCAACGTTGCATTGGCATGATGCGATtaacaaaatttttcttttgaaaaaaaaaaaagaggggggaaAAAATACCAAAACTTAATCTGCATCGCCATTCCTTAAACTTATAACCAAAATCTTTGGTTTAAGTTTGCTAAAAGTCTCATGCTTTGGTTCCTCTCTTTGATTTACAAATAATCTGGACAGAATTTATAAACCAGGCGCCGGTTCTTCTCAGTTTTCTTAATTATACCTTTATTGTAATACTGTCGGATCGAGCGGCTGAGTTTGTCGTAGTTCATTGCTGGTCTGTTCTTACGCTCACCCCAAAGTCGGGCAACGTTGCTTGAGTCCTCAATTTTGAAAACCCCTTGTTTGGGGTCCAACCATttgatgtattttatgtatttgtccccTTGCAACAGCAATTCTTTTAAAAACTGCCACAGGTGTATGTTCTGTTTGTGCTTAGTTATTTGAGGTGTTTCTCTTGGTTtttgttctaaaaaaaaaatagaaaagatatatTTAGTATAGGTtatacttcatacacacacacacacatcatcatttagtgttattttttcccatgctgtcatggttggatggtctgacaagGACAAGCGATTCAGAGGGCTGTGTTAGATTCTTTCTgcttaggcatggtttctacagctggatgccgtttcctaatatcaaccacttacatcttatttctttattgcccacaaggggctaagcatagaggggacaaacaaggacagacaaatggataaagtcaattacatcgacctcagtgcgtaactggtgcttaatttatcgaccccgaaaggatgaaaggcaaagtcgaccttggcggaatttgaactcacaacgcaacggcagatgaaatactgctaagcatttcagtgacgtgctaacgtttctgccagctcacagcctgtGTTAGATTCTGTCCGCTtaggcatggtttccacagccgGATGCCGTTTTCTAAAGTCAACCGCTTACATCTGGCAGTAAAATAATGTCCCAATGACATATTAATCTAACCCATGTTTGAATGTatttggtgaaatttgttgaagcagattttctacagatggatgctcttctacagctggatgctggttgtcaaccttcacctatttccaagcatttCCCATGAAGGAATCAAAACAAACCAAATCACTTGTGTGGTCATTATGCTCGGTCATTACATGACAAGACAAAGGCatgcagagacacatacacacacgatggacCTTGTACAGTTTCTTCTTTGAATCAGATCCACTAACAAGCTGTGGCTGGTTTGTTGCCACTTGGCCCCAAGGTGCCTTattgtgagactgaacctgagtcAACATGGTTGGGAagggagcttcttaaccacacatccatccaGACTGGTACTTAAGGAGatattgaaaatagaaaataaaagaaaatcctacctTTGTATAACGGTTCTGGATCAAAAGTCTTTTTATCGATGGTCGTAATTGAAGAGCTAAGTTCCGAGCTATCGGTACTGCTGTCAGAGCTATCATTGCTGTCGTTCCCTTCGTCCGATCCGGAAAGACAATCGTTTGGGAAACTGACCATGTTCATGTATTCGTTAAGCATCCTAAATTGTTCAGTTTTGCAACTGTCGGACATGGTTTGATGGAGGCCAAAGTCACTACTGGAGTTGGAAGAGGAAGGCGAATAGAAGAAGGCATCGGCAATTTGGACatctgaaaaaattaaaaaataaatttttttaattagacaaaaataaaatttagatgaagaaaatacaagaataaataaataattaataattaatttgtaattaattttcttGCTGGTACTGTGTAAAAAGACAACCAGTCCATAcagtagtggttggcattaggtaaggcatccagccatagaggtttgatgatgatgatgatgatgatagtgatgatgatgatgataaactaaaaaacaaagtggaaaaaacagaaaagcaacagaggagtgacagagatatctatattgtaatgaataataaataagtactactat of Octopus sinensis unplaced genomic scaffold, ASM634580v1 Contig16198, whole genome shotgun sequence contains these proteins:
- the LOC115230719 gene encoding DNA-binding protein D-ETS-4, which encodes MPQSRFPAIDLYQNLTEGTLDSAQDYYLAPDPILPSYSIKLEPSLSPSDNCLMNESYRELLVDPLMPQCVNPVANCQDHGPHFMNDNCSEILNLDEIKLNAQPNHEMSTNKSDPRNWSENEIKQWISSRLDLYSIPVDSIDWPNINGAMMFTMSRDQLRFQLQNKAIADILFNDMQKLIYDVQIADAFFYSPSSSNSSSDFGLHQTMSDSCKTEQFRMLNEYMNMVSFPNDCLSGSDEGNDSNDSSDSSTDSSELSSSITTIDKKTFDPEPLYKEQKPRETPQITKHKQNIHLWQFLKELLLQGDKYIKYIKWLDPKQGVFKIEDSSNVARLWGERKNRPAMNYDKLSRSIRQYYNKGIIKKTEKNRRLVYKFCPDYL